GAGCACGCACAGCCACCAGCCGGCCTGAAGCCACAGGGCATTGGCGATCAGCCAGCCACGGCGCATGGGTCAGTGCCCAGGCAACGGGGCGCGCCGAGCCAGGGGGCCGGCCCACAGCAACTGGGCGACGCCGATGGCGCGTTCCTCGAATCCGCCCTGGCAGTAGCACAAATAGTACTCCCACAGTCGCTGGAACATGTCGTCGTAGCCGAGCGCCGCCAGCTCACCACGTGCCTGGCGCAGGTTGTCGCGCCAATGACGCAGGGTGCGTGCATAGTCCAGACCGAAGTCCTCCAGGTGCACGAGGTTCAGCCCTGTCTGGCGGCTGGCGGTGTCGAGCAGCACGCTCAGCGACGGCAGGGCGCCGCCGGGGAAAATGTAGCGCTGGATGAAGTCCACCGAGCGCCGGGCCTGGGCATAGCGCTGGTCGCGGATGGTGATGGCCTGCAGGAGCATCAGCCCGTCAGGTTTGAGCAGCGCGGCGCACTGGCGAAAGTACACGGGTAGGTAACGGTGGCCAACGGCTTCGATCATCTCGATCGAGACCAGTTTGTCGAAAGTTCCCTGCAGGTCGCGATAGTCCTGGCGCAACACCGTTACACGGTGTTCCAGCCCCAATGCCTGGACGCGCTGGAGGGTGAACGCATACTGGGCTTCGGAGAGCGTCGTGGTGGTGACCCGGCAACCGTGTTGGGTCGCGGCGTGGATCGCCAGGCTGCCCCAGCCGCTGCCGATCTCCAGCAGGTGATCCTGCGCACCCAGTTCGAGCTTGCGGCAAATCTGCTCCAGCTTGTTCAACTGGGCGTGCTCCAGGGGTTGCTCGGGGTGTTCGAACCGGGCCGCCGAGTACATCATGGTCGGGTCGAGCAGGTGTTCGAACAGGACGTTGCCCAGGTCGTAGTGGGCCAGGATATTGCGTTTGGCGCCGCGCCGGGTGTTGCGGTTCAGGCGATGCAGCAGGCGCAGCAGGGGGCGACCCAGGCGTGCCAGGCCACCTTCCAGGGCGTCCAGCACCTCCAGGTTGGCCACGAACAGGCGGGTCACGGCCGCCAGGTCCGGGCTGTGCCAGTAGCCGTGGATGTAGGCTTCGCCGGCACCGATCGAACCGTTGCCGGCCACCAGGTTCCAGGCCGCGCCTTCAAGGATCTCCACTTCGGCCAGCAACGGGCTGCCGGCGTCGCCGAAGCTCCATTGCTGTCCCCGCTCGCGCAGTCGCAGGTGGCCGTGGCGCAGCTTGCCCAGTTGCGCCAGCACCGCGCTGCGGGCCAGCCCACCCAACAGGGGGGTGAGGCCTGCGGATTTGCTGACGCTAAGGGTGGGGTTCGACATGATCGGGCTCCTCGCAGCGGTGGCCAAGCGCCAGGGCGCCCTGGCTGGCGGTGTGGTCGTGAATGGGGATGCGCTTGAGCAACAGGCGCAGGGCTTGCCAATAGATGGCCGAGACGGTGCGCAGGCTCATCCAGGGGAAGGACAGCAGGTATCGGTGCAGCGCGGCGCGGCCCAGCGGCTGGCGCCGCACGGCGAGGTCGGCTTCGAAGACTTTCTGACCGTCTCGCCAGTTCTCCATGTGTACGTGAATCCGTTGCGCATCCAGATGGAAACGCAGGTGGTAGTCCATGGCCATTGGCAGGAAGGGCGAGACGTGGAAGGCCTTGGCCATGACGAATGGCTGGTCTAGACCGTCCCGCACCGGCAGTACATAGTGGAAGCGCTCGCGCCATGGCGTATTGCGCACTTCCAGCAGGATCGCCGCCAGTTGTTCGTTACGGTCATGGCAGAAGTACAGACTTACCGGGTTGAACGACAGTCCCCAACTGCGCAGTTGGGTCAGCAGACGCACCGGGCCCTCGGGAATCTGGCCGGTGGCTTGGCCGACCAGCCGGCGGGCGGCCTGGGCCAGCGGCTCGCCGGTGCCGGTCAGCGCCGGCAGGTAGTCGGTCTCGCGCCAGCTCAACGGGGCCAATCGCCCGTGGCCTATCCAGCGCGACAGGCCCAGCAGCCAGGCCTGCTCGTCAAGGTCCACGTAGAACATACCGATCCGGTAGCGGAAGGCATGCGGGCGGGGCCCCAGGCGCCGATGGCTGACCCAGCCCGGGCACAGGCTGCTGTTCACAGTTGCTCTCCGAAGTGTTCGGCGACCTTGAGCGCACTCACCACGCCGTCCTCGTGAAAGCCGTTGCCCCAGTAGGCGCCGCAGTAGTAGCTGTGGCGCTGGCCCTGCAGTTCGGCCTGGCGGGCCTGTGCGGCGGTGGCGGCGAGGCTGTACTGGGGGTGGGCGTACTGGTAACGGGCGATGATCTGCGCCGGGTCTACCTGCGCGGTCTGGTTGAGGCTGACACAGAAGGTCACCGGGGCCTGGATGCCCTGCAGGATGTTCATGTTGTAGGTCAGCGCTGCCGGAGCCTGTTCGGGGCCGCCCAGGCGGTAGTTCCAGCTGGCCCAGGCCTTGCGCCGGCGCGGCAGCAGGCGGGTGTCGGTGTGCAGCAGCACGTCGTTGCTGGCGTAGGTGATGGCCCCGAGCACCGCGCGCTCCTGGGCGCTGGGCGCCTCCAGCAAGGCCAGGGCCTGGTCGCTGTGGCAGGCGAACACCACGTTGTCGAAGCGCTCGCTACCGGCCTTGCTGAACAGGGTGACACCGCCTTCGTCGCGGCTCACCCGGTCGACCTTGCACGCCAGGCGGATGCGCTCGGCGAACGGCCGGCACAGCGGTGCGACATAGCTGTGCGAACCACCTTCGACGACCCGCCACTGCGGACGTCGGTTCACCGACAGCAGTCCATGGTTGCGGCAAAAGCGCACGAAGAACTGCAAGGGAAAACCGAGCATGTCCGCCCGTGACATCGACCAGATCGCCGAGCCCATCGGCACGATGTAGTGCTCGACGAAGCGCCGGCCATAGCCCTGTGCCTGGAGATAGCCGCCCAAGGTGGTGGACGGGTCTATTCGCCCGCGGTCCAGGTCGGCCAGGGCCTGGTGGTTGAAACGCAGGATGTCGCGCAGCATGCCCCAGAACCCCGGCGACACCAGGTTGCGCCGTTGCGCGAACAGGGTGTCGAGGTCGTGGCCGTTGTATTCGAGGCCACTGCTCGGGTCATGCACCGAGAAGCTCATCTGGGTCGGTCGCGAGGCAACGCCGAGCTGGTCGAGCAGGCGGATGAAGTTCGGGTAGGTCCAGTCGTTGAACACGATGAAACCGGTATCCACCGCATGGCGCTCGCCGTGCCAGGGCACTTCGACGGTATGGGTGTGGCCACCGATCCAGTCGTCGGCCTCGAACACCGTGACTTCGTGGCGGCGCGACAGCAGGTGGGCGCAGGTCAGGCCGGCGATGCCGCTGCCTATGATCGCGATACGCATGTTGGGCTATTCCTGTGGCCGTCTTGCCAGGCGTCGACCCAGCGCCAGGCGCCAACGCGGCGGCAGCGCGCCGAGCAGGCGCAGGGCCAGGGTGAACGCAGCGGGGAAGTTGATTTCCAGTGGCCGCCCGGGCAGGCGCCGGGCGATATGGCGGGCGGCGCGTTGCGCCGTCCAGCGCTGGGGCATGGGGAAGTCGTTACGCCGGGTCAGAGGCGTGTCGACGAAGCCGGGGCTGATCAGGGTGACATCGATGCCTTCGTTGGCCAGGTCGATACGCAGCGATTCGACCAGGTAACGCACGGCGGCCTTGGACGCGCCATAGGCACCGGCGCGGGGCAGGGCTAGCCAGGTCACCGAGCTGCCCATCACCACCACATGCGGGCGTTCGCCACGGCGCAGCAAGGGCAGGGCGGCGGCCAGGCAATGGCACAGGCCCAGCAGGTTGATGCGCATCACACGTTCGACCAGGTCAGGGTCGAATCGACCTGGCTCCAGATATTCGCAGGTCCCGGCGTTGAGGATGACCCCGTCCAGCGCGCCCCAGGTCTGCTGCAGTTCGTCGGCGATCAATGCCAGCCGTTCACGGTCTTCGATGTCGCCAAGAGCCACCAGTGCCTGCTCGGGAAAGCGTGCGACCAGGGGCGCCAGGCGTTCGGCGCAGCGGCCGCCCAAGGCCACCCGGTGCCCTTGTTCCAGCAATTGCACAGCCAATGCGGCGCCGATGCCACTGCTGGCGCCGGTCAGCCAGTAGCGGCTCATGCCAGCCGGCCCTTGAGCCAGCGAATGGCGCCGCCCATGACCGGGACATGTTCATACAGCAGCGCGCCAGCGTCGAAGTAGTCCTGGTGAACCTGTACCCGCTGCTGCCATTGCAGGTGGCTGCAGCCTTGCAGACTGATGGGACGGCCACTGGCGAGGCGCGGATGTCTAAAGTGCAGGGTCCAGCGCAGGTAGCCCTCTCCGGGCCGGACCTCGTCGGCGCCGGTGAAGGCATAGCGGATATCGTGGACGTTGGCGTAGAGCTGGGCGAAGTACGCCTGCAGTGCCGGCAGGCCATCGATCTGGTGCAGCGGGTCGCGAAAGCGGATGTCTTCGCTGTACAGGTTTTCCAGCGAATCAAGATTGCCTGCCTGCAAGCGGGCAAAGTGATGGGCGAACTGCAGCAGGTAGTCTGACATACGCGGCTCCGGGCAATCCTGTACAACGATGGCGAGTTGTACAGGTATGACTGAAGCCTAGGACTAAAATTGTACAAATACAATTGTCTTGTACAGCTTTTTCAATCAGCGTCCCGTCGCCTCCAGCGCCTGGCGCAGGCGCGCAACCTCCGCCTCCAGTTCACGTACTTTCTCCTCGGCGGCCACCTGGGCGGTGACATCGCGCTGGATACCGATGTAGTAGGTCAGCTGGTCGGCTTCATTGCGTACCGGGGTGATCGACAGCTCGTTCCAGAACGGGCTGCCATCCTTGCGGTAGTTGCGCAGCACCTGGCGGCATGGGCGACCGGCGCGGATCGCCTGCGCGATGGCGGCGACGCTCGGCTGGTCATGGTCGGCGCCCTGGAGAAACCGGCAGTCCTGGTAGAGGATATCGTCCGTGGTATAGCCGGTGAGCCGTTCAAACGCCGGGTTGACGTAGATGAGAATGCTGTCGTTGCCCTCCTGCTCGGCGACGACGATGCCATCGTTGGACTGTTCGACCATCAGTTGCAGGAGTTTCGCGTTGATCATGGTGCTCACCTGTCGGAACGTGGATGCAAATGCGCAGCGTAGCTACCGTGCGAGAGCCTCGGGCGCGTTTGCCGACCATGATGACCCAAGCAGGCTCGCCGCAACAGGTGCCCATGGGTTTAGAATGTGCTCACATCCATTTGAACCCTGGCCATGACCGACACCCCTTCCTTCGACTTGCTGCCCATGCGCGACGTGGTCAGCCTGACCGGCATCAACCCCGTGACATTGCGGGCCTGGGAGCGCCGCCATGGCCTGATCAGCCCACAGCGCACCGAAGGCGGCCACCGGCTCTACACGGCCCGGGATGTCCAGCGCATTCGCGACATCCTGCGCTGGACCGGCAACGGCGTGCCCATCAGCAAGGTCGGCGGGCTGCTCGCCGGCCAGCCCGAAGCGCCCCCCACGCAGGACGATGCCTTTCACGATTGGCGCCTGGCCGTTGTTCGGGCAACCAAGGCATTCGACGCGCAGGCGCTGGAAGGCATTCATGGGCAGCTGTTCACGCTGCTACCCAAGGCCACGGTGATGCATGAGGTGTTCATGCCGGTGTGGCGTGAGCTGGCCGAGGGCGAGGCTTTCGGCGAGCGCAGCCAGTGGCTGTTCCTGGACACCTTCCTGCGCGCCCGTCTACTACTGCGCCTGCACATGAACCAGGCCGATGCGCCACGGGTGCTGCTGGCCGGCGCCGAGGGCCTGGCTGACCTGCAGTTGCTGTGTGCCGGCCTGCTGCTGAGCGATCGAAGGCAACGCATTGAAGTGCTGGGGTGTGGCCAGCCGCTTGAGGAGCTGGCGTTGGTGTGCGGAGCAATCCAGCCCGCGGTGCTGGTGGTCGCGGTGCAGGGGCCGGTAAGCGCGGCCTTGGCGAAACGGCTGCGTTCGTTGCAGATGGAGATCCCTTGCCCGCTGGCCTTGGTGGGGGAGGGGTTGGGCGCTTCGCAGGAGGTGTTGCAGGGGATTCCGATGTGTCTGCTGGATGAGCGCGATCCGCAGGCGCCCGGCGTGCTCGATGCTCTGCTCAGGGGCGCCCTGGACCTGTAACGGCTCCCTACAGCGCTTTCATCTGCGCAATATCCCGCGCCACTTGATCCGCAGAACGGTCGAACATCGCCTGCTCCTGCGCATCCAGCGGCAGTTCGATCACCTGCGTGATACCTGCGTCCGAGAGCACGCAGGGAACCCCCATGGCAATATCCGTGCGCCCGTACTCGCCCTCTAGAATCGCGACCGCCGGCAGGATGCGGCTGCGCCCGTTGGCAATCGCATCCACCATTTGCGCAATCGCCACGCCCGGCGCATCGCAGGCGCTGCCGACCTTCTTCAGGGCAAGGATCTCGCCGCCACCTTTGCGGGTACGCTCAACGATCTGCTCGATCTGCTCACTGGACAGCAAGTGCGCCAGCGGCACCGCACCGACCGTGCAATAGCGCATCAACGGTACCATGCTGTCGCCGTGCCCGCCCAGGACCAGCGCCGTGATATCCCGTGCCGAAAACCCGGTCTGCTCGGCAATGAAACACTTCATGCGCGCGGTATCCAGCACCCCAGCCTGGCCGAACACCTTGTTGCGGCTCAGGCCACTGAGGCTCCAGGCCCGATAGGTAAGCACGTCGACCGGGTTCGACACCACCAGCACCGTCGCGCTCGGCGCATGCTGTTTCACATCGCGCATGATGCCATCGAGTATCGGCAGGTTGGTGGCCAGGACATCCTGGCGCGACTGGCCAGGCTTGCGCGGCACGCCCGCGGTGATCACCACCAGGTCGCAACCCTGCAGCAACCGGGCATCCGACCCGCCGTGCACCTTGGTATCAGAGCCTGACTCCACCGCCGCCTGCCAGACATCCAGCGCCTTGCCCTGCGCCAGCTCGCCCTGGACGTCGATCAGCGCCAGTTCACGGCAGAGGGCTTCCCGGGCGATGACCTGGGCCGCTGCCTCACCGACGATACCGGCACCCACGATTGATAGTTTGTTCATCTCGCACCTCCTCGCGGCTTGCGTCATCAGTGACACGCTCGCCTGTACAGGGAAGTATTGACCGCCCTTGGTAAAGGGCTACACATTAGTCACTGCCAGCCAGCTGGACGCCAATTCCCATCACCTTGAAAGGCCTGCCCCTCAGAGCACTTTGACCGCCCGTCCGATGAACTGCACAGGCCCGGTCGGAAGTCCGCTGGCAGAGCCACCCACATTCTCCAGGGTCAGCTCGAACAACTGGTTGGGCTCAACCGCAGGCAGGCGCTCCAGCGGCACGGTGACCTGCTCCCCGGGCTTGATCAGCCCGAGCGAGATGGGTGCTGGCCATTGTTCACCCTTGGTCCAGAACTGCAGGACCTTATCTCCGGGGACCTCGGACTTGCCCAAGGGAATCAACTGGACCTTGTCAGGGCCACGGGCCTGGACTACCCAGCCAGGTGCCTGGGTGGCGGGTGCCACCAGCACGACCATATAGGTGGTGGCAGGCGACTGAACCGTCAGCAGTGCAACACCCAGCAACAAGCTGGCTGCAAGGCTGGCAGCGGCCAGCCCTTGCCACAGCCCCAGGCGTCGCCACCATGTGGGCTGGGCAGGGCAGTCGCCCAGGCTACGGTTGATCCGTTGCCACAGTCTGGGACTGGGCGGCAGGGGCGCGGCCAGCGCGTTCAACCCCAGCAGCCGCTGCTCCCAGGCGTCCACGGCGTCACGCAGTGCACGGTCGCTATCCAGGCGCCTGAGCACGCTATCCTGCTGCTCGGCCGACAACGTGCCCAGCACATACTCGCCGGCCAGTTGCTCGAGATCATCGGTGCTTTTGCTACCCGGCTCGTTGTTCATCCCATGCACTCCCGCAGCGCCTTGAGGCTGCGTTTTATCCACGACTTGACCGTGCCCAGCGGGGTGTCGAGCAAGCGGGCGATCTCGGCATGGCTGCAGCCGTCGACGTAGGCATGCAGGATGCAGCGGCGCGGCGCGGTGTCGAGCTGGTCGAGGCAGCGGTCAATCCTCGGCGAATCGGCTTGCATGATCATGTCTTCGTGATAAGGCGCGATATCGGCATCGTCGAGCACGACCTCACGGCGGGTATCGCGCACGAAGTTCAAGGCCAGGTGCCGGGTCAGGCTGTACACCCAGCCACGCGCCGAGCCACGTGCCGGATCGAAGCTGTCCGCGCGGGTCCAGATGCGGATGAAGGCGTCATGGACGATGTCCTCGGCGGTGGCGTGGTCGCGGGCGATGCGCCGGGCCACGCCGAGCAGCCGGGCACCCTCCTGGTCGTAAAGCGCCTGCAGGGCGCCGCGATCGCCCCTGGCACAGGCCTGGAGACAGCGCTCGTAGTCGAATGGCGTCGTGGGCAGGTTCAAGGTCGGGCCGATCCTCATGCTATCGGGAGCCCCGGCCGGTCGGCCGGGGACTGTCGATGAGCGTAGCTCAAGGGTGCTGGCGCGCCTTGCGCACAGGCCCTCAGTTGGCGGCCCAGAAGATGTAGTCGGCCTGGTACTTGACGATCTGCTTCTCGCCCTTGTTCTGCGCCGTGCAGGCGGTCTGCGGGGCGACACCGCCACGGGTGGCCAGGCGCTGGACGAAGCTGACGCCGCTCATGGCGCCCTTGCCCTCGGCGGGATTGGCCTTGACCAGTTGGTACGGCAGGTCACCCTTGGCCGCCGGGGCAATGGCCAGCTGCGTGCCGGTGATCTTCGAGCCGTCCTTGGCCTGCCAGGTGGCGGGCGGGCCGAAGTAGTCCCCCACGGCCTTGCCGGTCCGGTCCTTGAGCACGGCCTTCGGGCCGACGAAGGTCCATTCGGTTTGGCCAGGGGCATCGGGCTTGTCGCGGCATTCGTAGGTGATCTCGCCGACACCGACGGTTTCCAGCGCTACCTTGTGGCCGTCCGGCACCTTGACGGCATCGGGGACCCCAGTCTGGGCGTGGGCGGTCGACAGCAGCATGGCCAGGGCGAGGCCGCAGGCGGGCAGGAACGAAACGTGTGCGATGTTCATCGAGCGATCTCCTGGTAGGGACATGGCAGGGCATTCAGGTGTTGCCCTGAGGTGATTACCCACCAGCACGCGATTTGGATGCACCCAGACGAAAAAAAGAGCCTTGGCCGACAGCGCGCAAGGTGGCCAGCGCTCTTCCTCCGAGGTCGAGCGCTCATCGGGCAATGGCGTTTTTTTACGCTTTCTTTATGCCGGCCTTTGCAGGTTGAGAAGATACTGGCGCGGCTTTTTCTGTCCCCCGCCTGCCTGCCCGCATTCAGTGTTTACGCAATACTGACGAGACGTTACCTGTGAGCCAATCCGCAATCGTTGAAAACCCGTCCCACGCCAACAAGAGCACAGGCGTCGGCCTGCTGGTCGCCGCCGTCGGGGTCGTCTATGGCGACATCGGCACCAGTCCCCTGTACACACTCAAGGAGGTGTTCTCCGGCCATTTCGGCGTGCAGGCCAACCTCGAGGGAGTGCTGGGCATCCTGTCGCTGGTGTTCTGGTCGCTGATCTGGGTGGTGTCGGTGAAATACGTCCTGTTCATCCTGCGCGCCAGCAACCAGGGCGAGGGCGGGATCATGGCGCTGACCGCGCTGGCCAGGCGGGCGGCACGTCCTTATCCGCGGCTGAGCAAGGTGCTGGTGCTGCTGGGGCTGTTCGGCGCAGCGCTGTTCTACGGCGACAGCATGATCACCCCGGCGATCTCCGTGCTGTCGGCGGTGGAAGGCCTGCAACTGGGCATCGATGGCATCGAGCACTGGGTAGTGCCCCTGGCGGTGGTGGTCCTGGTCGGGCTGTTCATCATCCAGAAGCACGGCACGGCGCGCATCGGCATCCTGTTCGGGCCGGTGATGGTGCTGTGGTTCGTGGTGCTGGGGGCGCTCGGCATCCATGGCATCGTGCAGCGGCCCGAGGTGCTGCAGGCGCTGAACCCGTCCTGGGCGGCGCACTTCTTCGTGGCTCATCCGGGCATCGGCGTGGCGATCCTGGGCGCCGTGGTGCTGGCCTTGACCGGTGCCGAGGCGCTCTACGCCGACATGGGACACTTCGGCCGCAAGCCGATTTCCCGCGCCTGGTTCATCCTGGTGTTGCCGGGTCTGGTGCTGAACTATTTCGGCCAGGGCGCGCTGATCCTCGACAACCCGGCGGCGGTGCGCAACCCGTTCTACCTGCTGGCCCCGGAGTGGGCGCTGCTGCCGATGGTCGCGCTGGCCACCCTGGCCACCATCATTGCCTCACAGGCGGTGATCTCCGGCGCTTTCTCGCTGACCCGCCAGGCCATCCAGCTGGGCTATGTGCCGCGCATGTTCATCCAGCACACCTCCAGCGAAGAGCAGGGCCAGATCTATATTGGCATGGTCAACTGGGCGCTGATGGTCGGCGTGGTGTTGCTGGTGGTCGGTTTCGAGTCGTCCAGCGCCCTGGCTGCGGCCTATGGCGTCGCGGTGACCGGCACCATGCTGATCACCACGCTGCTGGCCTCGGCGGTGGTGCTGTTGCTATGGAAGGCCCCGCGCTGGCTGGCCATTCCCTTGCTGCTGGGCTTCCTGCTGGTGGACGGCCTGTACTTCGCCGCCAACGCGCCGAAGATCCTGCAGGGCGGCGCCTTCCCGGTGATCGCCGGCCTGGCGCTGTTCGTGCTGATGACCACCTGGAAGCGCGGGCGCAGCATCATCGTCGAACGCCTGGATGAAACTGCCTTGCCGCTGCCCTTGTTCATCGCCAGTGTGCAGGCGCAGCCGCCTCATCGCGTGCAGGGCACGGCGGTATTTCTCACCGCCCGCTCCGATGCGGTGCCTCACGCGCTGTTGCACAACCTGCTGCACAACCAGGTGCTGCACGAGCAGGTGGTGCTGCTGACGGTGGTGTCGGAGGATTCGCCGCGGGTGACGCAGGACAAACGCTTCGAGGTCGAGGCCTTCGGCCAGGGCTTCTTCAGGGTCAACCTGCACTTCGGCTTCATGGAGGAGCCTGACGTGCCCCTGGCGCTCAGCCATAGCAGCACGGCCGAGCTGGACTTCAGCCCCATGCGCACCACCTACTTCCTGAGCCGGGAAACCGTGGTGCCGACCAAGCGAATCGGCATGGCCAAGTGGCGCGAGCACTTGTTCGCCTTCTTGTTGAAGAACGCCAACAGCAACTTGCGGTATTTCAAGCTGCCGCTGAACAGGGTGATCGAGCTGGGGACCCAGGTCGAGATGTGAAGGGGGGCTCAAGGGGGCGGTGGTCCGCGATGACCGCGAGGGGGCGAGCGCTTCCTCCCGAGCAATAGCATGAATCAAGCCCGCAGCAGATGAACAGCCAGCCCGGCCACGGCGCAGGCAAACAGCACCTGAATCACCCCCCGCTTGAAGCGGAACAAGGCGACTGCCGCAGCAAACGCGATCACCGCTGAGGGCCAGTCGAATGCCCCACTGAAACCCTTTGGCCAAAGCACGTGGTAGCCAAAGAACAGGGCCAGGTTCAGGATCACGCCCACGACCGCCGCGGTGATGCCGGTCAGCGGTGCGGTGAACTTCATCTCGTTGTGCGTCGACTCCACCAACGGGCCACCGGCGAGGATGAAGAGGAATGATGGCAGGAACGTGAACCAGGTGACCAGGCTCGCCGCGACCGCACCGGCAAGAAACGGGTGCTCGGTACCGAACATGGGATGCACGTAGCCCCCAACGAAACCGACAAAGGCGACCACCATGATCAGTGGTCCCGGCGTCGTTTCTCCCAAGGCGAGGCCATCGATCATCTGGGTCGGCGTCAGCCAGCCGTAGTGTCCGACAGCGCCCTGGTAGACATAGGGCAGCACCGCGTAGGCACCACCAAAGGTCAGCAGTGCGGCCTTGGTGAAGAACCAGCCCATCTGTGGCAGGGTTGCGCCCCAGCCAAACGACAGCGTCAGCAGCCCCATGGGCAGGACCCAGAGTGCGGCACCGACCACAAGCAGGCGCAACAGGTGCCCCCAACCGAATCGGGCGTGCGTGGGAGCCGGGGTGTCGTCATCGATCAGTGCCGGGCCATGGTTATGCTTTGCGGTTCCGTGACCGCCACCGATCACGAACTGGGCTGGGGCAAGGCGGCCTCCCACATAACCGATGATCGCGGCCACCAGCACGATCAGCGGGAACGGCACGTTGAGGGCGAAGATGGCAACGAACGAGGCGCCGGCCATGGCCCATAACCAGCCATGCTTCAACGCGCGCGAACCGATCCGGTGGGCTGCGTGGACGACGATTGCCGTGACCGCCGGCTTGATGCCATAGAAGATCCCTGCCACTACCGGGACCTCACCGAAGGCGATATAGACCCAGGACAGACCGATCAGGATGAACAGTGAAGGCAATACGAACAACGCGCCGGCAATCACCCCGCCCCAGGAGCGGTGCATGAGCCAGCCGATGTAGGTGGCCAGCTGCTGAGCCTCAGGGCCGGGCAACAACATGCAGTAATTCAGCGCATGCAAGAACCGCTTCTCGCTGATCCAGCGCCGGCGCTCGACCAGCTCCTGATGCATGATCGAGATCTGCCCGGCGGGCCCGCCGAAACTGATGAATCCCAACTTGAGCCAGAACAGGAAGGCTTCATACAAACTGACCGGCTGCCGGGTGTCTTGCGAAGGTGGCTGTGTGCTCACAGCGGAGGGAGTATCAACCATTTTGAGCTTCCTCACTTGCGAACGCCGCCAGCAGGCCATCGAAAATGTCCTCGGCTACCGTTTTCAGTTGATCGTCATCGCCGACATTTTCTCTCAAGCCCGCGAGCATACGCGTTTTCAGAGGCCGCATTCCAGCGCAGGCAGCGTCGATCGTGAGCAGGTGTCTTAGAACGATTATGAGGAAAACTAAAGATCAGCTTAAAATAAATGAGCTTTCCTCAAGGTGTTCATCTGCTGACAATCCCCCCATTGAATTTTTCCTTCGAAGCCGGGCAAGCCGGAAGACTTTTCAGGATCTACTTCGGGAATGAGGGTACCGGGTCACAATGAATAAAGAATTTACCTTCGCGATTAGTAGTATTCGTTTCGACGAAGACTATCGACCTGCGGACAACACGCGCATCACCACCAACTTTGCCAACCTGGCCAGGGGCGAGAGCCGTCAGCAAAACCTGCGTAACACGCTGGCGATGATCGACAATCGCTTCAATGCCCTGGCGCATTGGGACAACCCCAAGGGTGACCGTTATTCGGTAGAGCTCGATATCGTTTCCGTCGAGATGAAGATCGCGGATGAACAGACGGGCGATGCCTTGCCGTTGATTGAAATCCTGAAAACCAGCATTGTCGATCACAAGACCCACGAGCGCATCGAAGGCATTGTCGGGAACAATTTCTCCTCGTACGTGCGGGACTATGACTTCAGCGTGCTGTTGCTGGACCACAACAAGGGGCAGTCCGGCTTCAGCACGCCGCAGGCATTTGGCGAACTGCACGGGAAACTGTTCAAGTGCTTCGTGAACTCGAGCACTTTCAGGGAGCATTTCAACAAACTGCCGGTCATCTGCCTGAGCGTTTCGAGCAGCAAGACCTAC
This window of the Pseudomonas mosselii genome carries:
- a CDS encoding SAM-dependent methyltransferase is translated as MSNPTLSVSKSAGLTPLLGGLARSAVLAQLGKLRHGHLRLRERGQQWSFGDAGSPLLAEVEILEGAAWNLVAGNGSIGAGEAYIHGYWHSPDLAAVTRLFVANLEVLDALEGGLARLGRPLLRLLHRLNRNTRRGAKRNILAHYDLGNVLFEHLLDPTMMYSAARFEHPEQPLEHAQLNKLEQICRKLELGAQDHLLEIGSGWGSLAIHAATQHGCRVTTTTLSEAQYAFTLQRVQALGLEHRVTVLRQDYRDLQGTFDKLVSIEMIEAVGHRYLPVYFRQCAALLKPDGLMLLQAITIRDQRYAQARRSVDFIQRYIFPGGALPSLSVLLDTASRQTGLNLVHLEDFGLDYARTLRHWRDNLRQARGELAALGYDDMFQRLWEYYLCYCQGGFEERAIGVAQLLWAGPLARRAPLPGH
- a CDS encoding DUF1365 domain-containing protein, whose product is MNSSLCPGWVSHRRLGPRPHAFRYRIGMFYVDLDEQAWLLGLSRWIGHGRLAPLSWRETDYLPALTGTGEPLAQAARRLVGQATGQIPEGPVRLLTQLRSWGLSFNPVSLYFCHDRNEQLAAILLEVRNTPWRERFHYVLPVRDGLDQPFVMAKAFHVSPFLPMAMDYHLRFHLDAQRIHVHMENWRDGQKVFEADLAVRRQPLGRAALHRYLLSFPWMSLRTVSAIYWQALRLLLKRIPIHDHTASQGALALGHRCEEPDHVEPHP
- a CDS encoding NAD(P)/FAD-dependent oxidoreductase, which codes for MRIAIIGSGIAGLTCAHLLSRRHEVTVFEADDWIGGHTHTVEVPWHGERHAVDTGFIVFNDWTYPNFIRLLDQLGVASRPTQMSFSVHDPSSGLEYNGHDLDTLFAQRRNLVSPGFWGMLRDILRFNHQALADLDRGRIDPSTTLGGYLQAQGYGRRFVEHYIVPMGSAIWSMSRADMLGFPLQFFVRFCRNHGLLSVNRRPQWRVVEGGSHSYVAPLCRPFAERIRLACKVDRVSRDEGGVTLFSKAGSERFDNVVFACHSDQALALLEAPSAQERAVLGAITYASNDVLLHTDTRLLPRRRKAWASWNYRLGGPEQAPAALTYNMNILQGIQAPVTFCVSLNQTAQVDPAQIIARYQYAHPQYSLAATAAQARQAELQGQRHSYYCGAYWGNGFHEDGVVSALKVAEHFGEQL
- a CDS encoding SDR family NAD(P)-dependent oxidoreductase gives rise to the protein MSRYWLTGASSGIGAALAVQLLEQGHRVALGGRCAERLAPLVARFPEQALVALGDIEDRERLALIADELQQTWGALDGVILNAGTCEYLEPGRFDPDLVERVMRINLLGLCHCLAAALPLLRRGERPHVVVMGSSVTWLALPRAGAYGASKAAVRYLVESLRIDLANEGIDVTLISPGFVDTPLTRRNDFPMPQRWTAQRAARHIARRLPGRPLEINFPAAFTLALRLLGALPPRWRLALGRRLARRPQE
- a CDS encoding nuclear transport factor 2 family protein, translated to MSDYLLQFAHHFARLQAGNLDSLENLYSEDIRFRDPLHQIDGLPALQAYFAQLYANVHDIRYAFTGADEVRPGEGYLRWTLHFRHPRLASGRPISLQGCSHLQWQQRVQVHQDYFDAGALLYEHVPVMGGAIRWLKGRLA
- a CDS encoding PAS sensor domain-containing protein — its product is MINAKLLQLMVEQSNDGIVVAEQEGNDSILIYVNPAFERLTGYTTDDILYQDCRFLQGADHDQPSVAAIAQAIRAGRPCRQVLRNYRKDGSPFWNELSITPVRNEADQLTYYIGIQRDVTAQVAAEEKVRELEAEVARLRQALEATGR
- a CDS encoding MerR family transcriptional regulator, encoding MTDTPSFDLLPMRDVVSLTGINPVTLRAWERRHGLISPQRTEGGHRLYTARDVQRIRDILRWTGNGVPISKVGGLLAGQPEAPPTQDDAFHDWRLAVVRATKAFDAQALEGIHGQLFTLLPKATVMHEVFMPVWRELAEGEAFGERSQWLFLDTFLRARLLLRLHMNQADAPRVLLAGAEGLADLQLLCAGLLLSDRRQRIEVLGCGQPLEELALVCGAIQPAVLVVAVQGPVSAALAKRLRSLQMEIPCPLALVGEGLGASQEVLQGIPMCLLDERDPQAPGVLDALLRGALDL